From the Roseofilum capinflatum BLCC-M114 genome, the window GGTGAATTTCTGCGGGATTTTGATAATCCTGATTGATAAAATTAATAAAGTCTTCTGGATAGCGCATTTGATCGAGTAAAAATGCATTGACTAACTGAGAATCTCTAGAGGATAATATCTTGGGCGGGATGCGCCACATTTGTACATATTGTTGATTGAAATTGAGGATATTACCTTCTCGATTTAAGACTAAAATGCCGTCAGCAGTCGAGTCTAATGTGGCTTGTAGAAGGGAAATCGATCGCTCTAAGGCAACTTGGGTTTGTTTGCGTTCGGTGATATCCTCGGAAATGGAAGCTAAACGATAAGTGCGATCGCCGGCCGGATGACGGACGGGGAAACATCGAGTGCGAACCCAACGAGTGACCCCACTGGGGTGTAAGATGCGGTATTCTTGTTCCCAAGGGCCATGACGTTGCGCGGGTAAGGTGGCTTGAATGCGATCGCTCTCTTGAGGATGAATGACACTTAACCAGGATTGGGGATTTTCATATAAGCTTTCACAGGATTGACCCCATACTTTTTCATAGGATGGACTAACATATATGACGGCTTGGTTCTCAATGTCCATGAGCCAAAACACTTCATTCAGGTTTTCCACCAGGTGACGAAACCGCTCTTCTGAATCTCGCAGCGCTTCAATATTGAGTGTGGTTTCGGTTAAACTATTCCCCAGACCAACTTGACCGACAACTTCCCCCTCTTCATTTTTCATCACCATTCCTTTGATGCGGTAGGGAATCGGCCCTGCACGGGTGAGCAACAGGGTATCGATTTCATGTTGTCCATCCCGAAAAGCGGCTTGAATATGGTCAGCAATGAGCGGTTGCTCTTGCAGAGGAAAAAGACTTAACACGGATTCATTCATTAAGCGAGTTTGGCTTAAACCTGTGACTTTTTCGAGGGCAGGGTTCCACCGTTGCAGATAATATTCTGTATTGATAGAATATAAAATATCGGGTAAGCGGTTAAATTGCCCTTGACGAGTATTTAAGCGTTGCGATCGCTCATAGGCCGATAAGACCAGTCGTAAAAATTCCTCTTGTTTCTCCCGATGTTCTTCCCCTAACTCCCCACAAGCGATCTGATGGATATGGACGAGATCGACGACGCTAATACCCGACGCTAATGCCAATTGTCCTAAAAAAATATTGGCAGATATGGGAAGGGTAGGCGCAAGCAAACCCTCTTTCTGA encodes:
- a CDS encoding PAS domain-containing sensor histidine kinase codes for the protein MLSKDETLAEFHQRYAIELQTYLQENATHQEDKESGATLATSQKEGLLAPTLPISANIFLGQLALASGISVVDLVHIHQIACGELGEEHREKQEEFLRLVLSAYERSQRLNTRQGQFNRLPDILYSINTEYYLQRWNPALEKVTGLSQTRLMNESVLSLFPLQEQPLIADHIQAAFRDGQHEIDTLLLTRAGPIPYRIKGMVMKNEEGEVVGQVGLGNSLTETTLNIEALRDSEERFRHLVENLNEVFWLMDIENQAVIYVSPSYEKVWGQSCESLYENPQSWLSVIHPQESDRIQATLPAQRHGPWEQEYRILHPSGVTRWVRTRCFPVRHPAGDRTYRLASISEDITERKQTQVALERSISLLQATLDSTADGILVLNREGNILNFNQQYVQMWRIPPKILSSRDSQLVNAFLLDQMRYPEDFINFINQDYQNPAEIHQNIIELIDDRIIELISRPYELSGQIRGRVHCFSDVTTQRKAAESLESLNEDLESRVNKRTAQLRHLNEQLQLSVQEKETLLKELHHRVKNNLQVIASLLRLQSSYVQNPQDRELFKDSENRVRSMSLIHEKLYRSQEMGEINAQDYLYTVVNNLISSYGISSQRIKMDFNLEPIALDVDTAIPCGLIVNELISNCFKYAFSEDSLGIIKVEFTSQENHTVHLVVADNGRGLPEGFDLEEIDSLGLQLVQNLVEQLEGNLTLIGNEGTQIAINFPWVNQQKEDHNDEFDKNISG